One segment of Marinobacter sediminum DNA contains the following:
- a CDS encoding metallophosphoesterase family protein — translation MPKFLHTADWQMGRAFTRFETEDGAALVEARFEAIEKLAQLANEHQCDAVLVAGDVFDAQTVSDRTIRRVFNATKGFAGPWVMLPGNHDAALAESVWTRAQRLGAVPENVHLALQPGIIDLEPQSLSILCAPLTQRHTYGDLTEPFSGYESPEGFPRIGLAHGSVQGLLPDEIDSTNPIAPDRAEASRLDYLALGDWHGTKQIDERTWYSGTPEPERFRNNEAGHALIVEVSEPGAIPKVTQLPTGHYQWHQWRETLAVQSDLEQLLERLDALPESAVVDLRLEGSVTLAGEETLLKALSVAEARFRSLRCERSGLQLAPTDEDIGALKADGYVGEVIESLRQRQEGAQDKAARDALAILAGLLREREQEASQ, via the coding sequence ATGCCAAAGTTTTTGCATACGGCAGACTGGCAGATGGGCCGGGCATTTACCCGTTTCGAAACCGAAGACGGTGCAGCTCTGGTCGAGGCCCGGTTTGAGGCCATTGAAAAGCTTGCTCAACTGGCCAATGAACATCAGTGCGATGCGGTATTGGTGGCGGGTGACGTTTTTGACGCACAAACGGTTTCTGATCGCACCATCCGGCGGGTATTCAACGCCACAAAGGGGTTTGCCGGCCCCTGGGTCATGCTGCCAGGCAACCACGATGCCGCCCTGGCAGAGAGCGTATGGACGCGGGCCCAGCGCCTGGGTGCGGTGCCTGAGAACGTACACCTTGCGCTTCAGCCCGGCATCATCGATCTGGAACCCCAGAGCCTGAGCATACTCTGCGCGCCCCTGACTCAACGCCATACCTACGGTGATCTGACCGAGCCGTTCAGCGGCTACGAGTCGCCGGAAGGTTTCCCCAGGATCGGCCTGGCCCACGGCAGCGTCCAGGGCCTGTTGCCAGACGAGATCGATTCAACCAACCCCATCGCGCCAGACCGCGCCGAAGCCAGCCGGCTGGACTACCTCGCCCTGGGCGACTGGCACGGCACCAAACAGATCGATGAACGCACTTGGTACAGCGGAACCCCCGAGCCGGAACGGTTTCGGAACAACGAAGCGGGGCATGCCCTGATTGTTGAAGTATCAGAACCAGGCGCAATACCCAAGGTAACCCAATTACCAACAGGGCATTATCAATGGCACCAGTGGCGGGAAACCCTGGCGGTCCAGTCGGACCTTGAGCAACTGCTGGAGCGTCTGGATGCCTTGCCCGAATCCGCCGTGGTCGATTTGCGCCTTGAAGGCTCGGTAACCCTGGCCGGAGAGGAAACATTGTTGAAGGCTTTGTCGGTTGCGGAAGCCAGATTTCGCAGCCTTCGCTGCGAGCGCAGTGGCTTACAGCTTGCCCCCACCGATGAGGACATTGGGGCCCTGAAAGCGGATGGTTATGTAGGCGAGGTGATTGAGAGTCTGCGCCAACGGCAGGAAGGCGCACAGGATAAAGCCGCCCGGGATGCGCTGGCCATTCTGGCGGGGCTGCTCAGGGAGCGGGAACAGGAGGCCAGCCAATGA
- a CDS encoding helix-turn-helix transcriptional regulator gives MSNTAVRYLTMLRMVPRYPKAITTTELASRLDEQGFSVTMRSIQRDLEKLSTDFPLLVDETSRPFQWSFDREATMDIIPALDLPAALTFELARAYLRPMLPPRALSHLKPHFDEAHRTLLRERNPLGQWPNRVRVINRGLGGKRPDIDADVLETVTEALLREFRCKLTYQARNWPEPAEIVVHPFGLIFRDPNVYLIGSIEGREGVRQLVLHRATAGELVEEPLERPDDFDLDLYISSGAMGILHSRKPLFLHLRCDKPVLNHLIESPLGFDQVTTEIDEHTFEIAVTVGDTQDLRWWLTAQAVHCDIVEPIWLRQEIAATLEQGLDRMRLKD, from the coding sequence ATGTCCAACACCGCCGTCCGCTACCTGACAATGCTCCGGATGGTACCCCGGTACCCGAAAGCCATCACCACAACCGAGTTGGCGAGCCGACTTGATGAGCAGGGTTTCTCAGTGACCATGCGCTCAATCCAGCGGGATCTGGAGAAACTGAGCACGGACTTCCCGCTTCTGGTGGATGAAACCAGCCGGCCTTTTCAGTGGTCCTTCGACCGCGAAGCGACTATGGACATCATCCCGGCTCTGGATCTACCGGCGGCACTGACCTTTGAGCTTGCAAGAGCTTACCTACGGCCAATGCTTCCACCCCGAGCGCTCTCGCACCTGAAACCCCATTTCGATGAGGCCCATCGCACCCTGCTGCGTGAACGTAATCCATTGGGGCAGTGGCCAAATCGGGTGAGGGTTATCAATCGCGGCCTGGGCGGAAAACGGCCTGATATCGATGCGGATGTCCTGGAAACAGTCACCGAAGCTTTGCTACGGGAATTCCGTTGCAAACTTACCTACCAGGCCCGTAACTGGCCAGAACCGGCAGAAATAGTGGTACATCCGTTCGGTTTGATCTTTCGGGATCCGAACGTCTACCTGATTGGAAGTATTGAGGGCAGAGAGGGTGTTCGCCAATTAGTTCTGCACCGGGCGACGGCCGGGGAGTTGGTGGAAGAACCTCTTGAGCGGCCGGATGATTTTGACCTCGACCTTTACATTTCCTCAGGCGCCATGGGAATTCTCCACTCCCGTAAACCGTTGTTCTTGCATCTGCGTTGCGATAAGCCCGTGCTCAACCATCTCATCGAATCGCCGTTAGGTTTCGACCAGGTGACAACCGAGATAGACGAACACACCTTTGAGATAGCGGTGACTGTTGGCGATACACAGGATTTACGCTGGTGGCTTACGGCTCAGGCGGTGCATTGCGATATTGTCGAGCCGATTTGGCTGCGACAAGAGATAGCTGCCACCCTTGAACAGGGACTGGATCGCATGAGGCTAAAAGATTGA
- a CDS encoding AAA family ATPase gives MKLQRMRIEQLRQFRKPFVLDNLQPGLNLIHGPNESGKSTLVRAIRAAFFERYRSTAVDDLRPWGDSAAAPTIELDFEHDNRNWHLTKSFLQRKRCDLTVGTETYSEDDAEEKLAELLGYQYPKRGASKAEHWGIPGLLWVEQGTGQDIEQAIEHAGDHLKSALNSMVGEVASSSGDDLIDSVRSQRDTLLTGTGKPRGDYLQLEKDRALYEREIEELKERVHKYQEQVDRLGKLAHDYDQAEAERPWEEAQRQLEEARTRYQQVERLEQQQNQEKATLAQLQQNHRLLQQNKEHLEGLSRQLEGRKAELERAERDLRLAEAQTPAIAGRLAEAKTAYEQAEKQRKLAGLLQTRERLEQDVRRLEQHKQVLTQNLAKAKEYHQQLEQARQQARENRIDSELVKNLKATGNQLNEETIRSQTIATRLSWQLEANASVTLNNEQLTGQGEQQLLEESTLIIPGVGTLGITPGGEELASTRRKLKTLEDSFAEQLKTLGVASVEQAEDRLSAFDSAGRAQKHAEDLLKSVAPAGIEQLISEQSEAGSELEKARSQLQATPKPDPKENVPALEEAEAAFAQAGTALDKAESDDREHQATLSARKQARDNAKTEWQRLADEEKSPERQQQLRQITTDLANIEKQQTELQASLERREREIREARPDFLKQDIERYQNAANHLRQTQENRGRELRDIKVRLEAWGAEGLEEQLNEKEAELDQCNRRYQELHRRAQALDLLLNLLTEKRQALTRRLQAPLQKHLNHYLSVLFPEASLEVDEQLRPGTFSRGTELGQITELSFGAREQMGLISRLAYADLLREAGRPTLVILDDTLVHSDSDRLEDMKRILFDAASRHQILLFTCHPEKWQDLGVAPVDIQATKEQGAQSL, from the coding sequence ATGAAACTGCAGCGCATGCGCATTGAGCAGCTACGCCAGTTCCGCAAACCCTTTGTTCTGGACAACCTGCAACCCGGCCTCAACCTGATTCACGGCCCCAATGAATCCGGTAAAAGCACGCTCGTCCGGGCTATTCGTGCGGCCTTTTTCGAGCGCTATCGTTCAACGGCTGTTGACGACCTGCGCCCCTGGGGCGACTCCGCCGCGGCGCCAACCATCGAGCTGGATTTCGAGCACGACAACCGAAACTGGCACCTCACCAAGAGCTTCCTGCAGCGCAAACGCTGTGACCTGACCGTCGGCACCGAAACCTACAGCGAAGACGATGCGGAAGAAAAACTGGCCGAGTTGCTGGGCTACCAGTACCCGAAACGGGGCGCCAGCAAAGCCGAACACTGGGGTATACCGGGATTGCTGTGGGTTGAACAGGGCACCGGGCAGGACATCGAACAGGCCATAGAGCACGCCGGGGACCATCTGAAGTCCGCCCTGAATTCCATGGTGGGCGAGGTGGCCAGTTCCAGCGGCGATGACCTGATTGATTCGGTCCGGAGCCAACGGGACACCCTGCTGACCGGAACCGGTAAGCCCCGTGGAGATTACCTGCAACTGGAAAAAGACCGTGCCCTGTATGAGCGTGAAATCGAAGAGCTGAAGGAACGGGTGCATAAATACCAGGAACAGGTCGACCGACTCGGCAAGCTGGCCCATGACTATGATCAGGCGGAAGCGGAGCGCCCCTGGGAAGAGGCCCAGCGACAGCTGGAAGAAGCCCGCACGCGATATCAGCAGGTAGAGCGCCTGGAGCAGCAACAAAACCAGGAAAAAGCCACGCTTGCCCAGCTGCAGCAGAACCACCGATTGTTGCAGCAGAACAAAGAACATCTTGAAGGGCTGAGTCGCCAGTTGGAGGGCCGAAAAGCCGAACTGGAACGCGCCGAGCGCGACCTTCGATTGGCAGAAGCTCAGACCCCGGCTATTGCTGGTCGTTTGGCCGAAGCCAAAACCGCCTACGAGCAAGCCGAAAAGCAACGCAAGCTTGCCGGTTTGCTGCAAACCCGGGAACGGCTGGAGCAGGATGTCCGGCGGCTTGAGCAGCACAAACAGGTATTGACCCAGAATCTTGCCAAAGCGAAGGAATACCACCAGCAGTTAGAGCAAGCCAGGCAGCAGGCCAGAGAAAACCGGATTGACTCAGAGTTGGTCAAAAACCTGAAAGCCACCGGGAACCAGCTGAACGAAGAAACCATCCGTTCACAAACAATCGCCACCCGATTGAGCTGGCAGCTGGAAGCCAACGCGTCAGTGACGCTGAACAACGAGCAGCTCACGGGACAAGGCGAGCAGCAGCTACTGGAAGAATCGACCCTGATTATCCCGGGAGTTGGTACGCTGGGCATAACCCCCGGCGGCGAAGAGCTGGCCAGCACCCGCCGGAAGCTCAAAACCCTCGAGGACAGTTTTGCAGAACAGCTGAAGACCCTCGGCGTGGCATCCGTGGAACAGGCGGAAGACCGGCTTTCAGCGTTTGATAGTGCCGGAAGAGCCCAGAAGCACGCGGAAGATTTGCTGAAGTCCGTGGCGCCGGCCGGCATTGAGCAACTTATCTCCGAACAGAGCGAGGCAGGAAGCGAACTGGAGAAAGCCAGAAGCCAATTGCAGGCCACGCCAAAACCGGATCCGAAAGAGAATGTACCCGCCCTCGAAGAAGCGGAGGCCGCATTCGCTCAGGCAGGCACCGCGCTGGATAAGGCTGAATCTGATGACCGTGAACATCAGGCGACGTTGTCGGCACGGAAACAGGCCCGGGATAACGCCAAAACAGAATGGCAGCGGCTGGCGGATGAAGAGAAAAGCCCGGAACGGCAGCAGCAACTTCGTCAGATAACCACCGACCTGGCGAACATCGAAAAACAGCAGACCGAACTGCAAGCCAGCCTCGAACGCCGCGAACGGGAAATCCGCGAGGCCCGCCCGGACTTTCTCAAACAGGACATCGAACGCTATCAGAACGCAGCCAATCATCTGCGCCAGACCCAGGAAAACCGGGGGCGTGAGCTCAGGGATATCAAAGTCCGGCTGGAAGCCTGGGGTGCGGAAGGGCTGGAAGAACAGCTCAATGAAAAAGAGGCGGAGCTCGACCAATGCAATCGCCGCTATCAGGAATTGCACCGCCGCGCCCAAGCGCTGGATCTGCTGCTGAACCTGCTCACCGAAAAGCGCCAGGCCCTGACGCGTCGACTGCAGGCGCCGCTGCAAAAGCACCTGAACCATTACCTTTCAGTGCTGTTCCCGGAAGCGTCGCTGGAAGTGGATGAACAGCTACGTCCGGGCACCTTCAGCCGGGGCACCGAGCTCGGGCAGATCACCGAACTGAGTTTTGGCGCCCGGGAACAGATGGGCCTGATCAGCCGCCTGGCCTATGCCGATCTGCTGCGCGAAGCAGGAAGGCCAACGCTGGTGATACTGGACGACACCCTGGTGCACAGCGACAGCGACCGCCTGGAAGACATGAAACGCATCCTGTTTGATGCGGCCAGTCGGCATCAGATACTGCTGTTTACCTGTCATCCGGAGAAGTGGCAGGACTTGGGGGTGGCGCCGGTGGATATTCAGGCAACTAAGGAACAGGGCGCTCAGTCGCTCTAG
- a CDS encoding metallophosphoesterase translates to MYDLIGDIHGHATELKALLTKLDYREKDGVWQHSERKVIFLGDFVDRGPEQVETVNMARTMVEKGKALAVMGNHEFNAVAWATEDPQNPGNYLRPHIEKNLKQHRAFLEQVGDGSELHRSMIKWFKTLPVYLDLPDFRVVHACWHPAHIAAIANYTGPSNRLLQKSWVKASQKGSEAYDAIETLLKGLEIPLPGDHHFFDKDENKRTNIRAEWWRRGELTYRDLAMVPGNVIQQIPHEPVEADVLPGYDGEKPVFVGHYWMSGEPKPLSDHIACLDYSVAGDHGGKLCAYRFDGEQRLSASKFVWVDA, encoded by the coding sequence ATGTATGACCTGATTGGCGATATTCACGGCCACGCAACTGAACTAAAAGCCCTTCTTACCAAATTGGATTACCGAGAAAAAGACGGGGTGTGGCAGCACTCCGAGCGTAAAGTGATCTTCTTGGGTGACTTCGTCGATCGGGGCCCTGAACAGGTGGAAACGGTCAACATGGCCCGCACCATGGTTGAGAAGGGTAAGGCTTTGGCCGTGATGGGCAATCACGAATTCAATGCCGTAGCTTGGGCAACTGAAGACCCACAGAATCCCGGCAATTATCTCCGTCCTCATATTGAGAAAAATCTGAAGCAGCATAGAGCGTTTCTGGAACAAGTCGGTGACGGAAGCGAACTACACCGAAGTATGATCAAGTGGTTTAAAACCCTGCCAGTTTATTTGGACCTGCCCGACTTCCGAGTAGTGCATGCCTGCTGGCACCCTGCACACATTGCGGCGATCGCGAATTACACAGGCCCAAGCAATAGGCTGCTACAAAAAAGCTGGGTAAAAGCGAGCCAAAAGGGCTCAGAAGCCTATGACGCGATTGAAACGCTGCTCAAGGGCTTGGAGATTCCACTGCCTGGAGATCACCACTTCTTCGATAAGGACGAAAACAAGCGCACCAACATCCGTGCTGAGTGGTGGCGCCGGGGTGAGTTGACCTATCGGGATTTAGCCATGGTACCGGGTAATGTTATACAACAAATTCCGCACGAGCCCGTTGAAGCAGATGTGCTTCCTGGCTATGACGGCGAAAAACCCGTGTTCGTGGGGCATTACTGGATGAGCGGCGAGCCTAAACCTCTAAGTGATCATATTGCTTGCCTGGATTACAGCGTTGCAGGCGATCACGGTGGGAAGTTATGCGCGTATCGGTTTGACGGAGAGCAAAGGCTGTCCGCCAGCAAGTTCGTATGGGTCGATGCGTAA
- a CDS encoding outer membrane beta-barrel protein, with amino-acid sequence MKLNKTALMLSVAAIAHAPAYAAEGNPGYFGVSAGQATVDDFCDGTEASCDDSALALRIYGGTELNSFANLEFGYRYIDDVEASGVIDGVGVAAAVNGHFVDTTLQLGMPESGPFKVFTKAGLMLWRLNYEVAASNGFQTLSVSDDDTGVAFRTGLGMSYEISEEIRLRADWDLLLNVGDEDELGETDINVFSVGPEFRF; translated from the coding sequence ATGAAATTAAATAAAACCGCACTAATGCTTTCTGTCGCCGCAATTGCCCATGCACCAGCTTATGCGGCTGAGGGAAATCCCGGCTATTTCGGTGTTTCAGCCGGCCAGGCAACAGTGGATGATTTTTGCGATGGAACAGAAGCGTCATGCGACGATAGCGCATTAGCTTTGCGCATTTACGGTGGCACCGAACTCAATAGCTTTGCCAATTTGGAGTTCGGTTACCGCTACATTGATGATGTAGAAGCTTCCGGTGTTATTGACGGCGTTGGAGTGGCGGCTGCCGTAAATGGCCATTTCGTTGATACAACGCTTCAACTTGGCATGCCCGAATCCGGCCCATTCAAAGTGTTTACGAAAGCTGGACTCATGTTGTGGCGCCTGAACTACGAGGTCGCAGCCAGCAACGGATTTCAGACTTTATCTGTGAGCGACGACGACACCGGCGTGGCATTCAGGACCGGTCTTGGCATGAGCTATGAGATTTCCGAAGAGATTCGGCTGCGAGCAGATTGGGACTTGTTGCTGAACGTTGGTGATGAGGACGAACTGGGCGAAACTGATATCAACGTCTTTTCAGTTGGGCCAGAGTTCAGGTTTTAA